The sequence TTGCTTTAATTAAAGAGAGGCTTTGTACTGCACCAGTATTAGCCTTACCCGATTTTGACAAAGTGTTTCAAGTGGAATGTGACGCTAGTGGTGTGGGAATAGGTGCCGTCTTATCACAAGAAAAACGACCGATAGCTTTCTTTAGTGAAAAGTTAAGTGAAGCTCGCCAAAAGTGGAGCACGTATGATCAAGAGTTCTATGCGGTTTTTCGAGCTCTTCGACAATGGGAGCATTACTTGGTTCAGAGAGAGTTTGTTCTATTTACAGACCACCAAGCTCTAAAGTATCTTCACAGCCAGAAAGTGATAAATAAGATGCATGCTCGTTGGGTAAGTTTTCTGCAAAAGTTTCCTTTCATTATTCAGCATAAGTCTGGAACTCTTAACAAGGTGGCAGACGCCTTGAGTAGAAGAGCTTCCTTACTCACTATCTTAGCACAAGAGGTTGTGGGTTTCGAGTCTTTGAAGGAGTTGTACGAATGTGATGTTGAATTCAAGGAGTTATGGGGCAAATGTAATGGGAAGCATCCTTCGGCAGATTTCCACATACGAGATGGTTATCTTTTTAAAGGAGACAGGCTGTGCATTCCTTGCTCGTCATTACGAGAAAAGTTGATTCGCGATTTGCATGGTGGCGGCCTTAGTGGTCATTTGGGAAGAGACAAGACCATTGCTAGCTTGGAGACAAGGTTTTATTGGCCACATTTAAGGAGAGATGCGGGTGCTATAGTTAAAAGGTGTTATATCTGTCAGGTTTCTAAAGGACAATCTCAGAACACTGGACTTTATATGCCATTACCAATCCCAGAAGATATTTGGCAAGACTTgtctatggattttgtgctaGGCTTACCTCGTACACAGCGAGGCGTCGATTCTGTGTTTGTGGTCGTTGACAGATTCTCCAAGATGTCGCATTTCATCGCTTGCAAGAAGACTGCAGATGCCTCTAACATCGCCAAGTTATTTTTTCGGGAAGTGGTACGTCTTCATGGGGTTCCTAAGACAATAATTTCCGACAGAGATACCAAGTTTCTGAGTCACTTCTGGATTACACTTTGGAGAATGTTTGGAACCAGCTTGAAACGGAGTTCTACAGCtcatccacagactgatgggCAAACCGAGGTGACGAATAGAACTTTGGGGAATATGATTCGAAGTGTTTGTGGAGATAAACCGAAACAATGGGATCTGGCTTTACCTcaagtggagtttgcttacaacagtGCCGTGCACTCAGCTACAGGGAAATCACCTTTTTCTTTGGTCTATTGTTCTATTCCGAAGCATGTGGTCGATTTGGTTAAGTTGCCTAAAGCTCCTGGAGTTAGTATCTCAGCTGAGGCTATGGCAGAGGATATTCTAGCAACTAGAGACGCTGTCCGAGCGAAGTTAGAAGCAACTGGCCAAAAGAATAAAGAAGCAGCAGACAAGCGTAGAAGACTCAAGGTTTtcaaagaaggagatgaagtgATGGTGTTTCTACGAAAAGAAAGATTCCCCGTGGGCACATATCGCAAGTTACAGCCTCGCAAATATGGTCCATTCAAGATTTTGCGGAAGTTAAATGATAATGCTTATGTGGTGGCACTTCCAGAAGACATGAACATTTCTAATACGTTCAATGTGGCTGACATCTATGAGTACCATGCTGATGGTGTTCTTTATCCAGAAGAGAACTCGGGGTCGAGTTCTTTCGAGGTGGAGGAGACTGATGTAGGAGACTCTTAGATTTACATAACCTAATCTAGAAgttttccttttatttcatgttttctttttattataggGATTTACCTTTTTATGTTTTAGGCTCTCTCTATATAAGAGAGTTTTAGGTATTCTGTTTTGGACATTCATATCTTTTCTTAtcaatagaagtttttaagctTTTATCTTTTCTGGTGGATTCCAGAGCTTAATATTCGAGTTCTTGCTTGAGAGCTTGATTTTGATCTAAGGGTTAGTGTTTGCTAACCTTAGTGATTTCCGACTGCGTCACTATGTGTCGAAGTTCTTGTATGTATGAAAAGTTGCTTTGTTTTCTCAGGCATTGGAATCTTTCTATGAGAAGTTCGATCCAGATTTCATCAACATCAGGACAAAGGCCAGAGAGGTGTTGCAGAGGGAAGATGATCTTAATGAAATTGTCCAGGTACGTGTCACTTATCCTTCTTAAACCATCTAATGTTGTTACTAATAAGTTTTGGTCTCTTAGCGACTGTCTTGGCATCTAAACTTTGACTCAAGTTATAGAAAAAATTGCTCTTCAGcagatatttttttatgaagGAATTTGTTTGACCCGTGCGTTACACTTTGTGTGCAGCTTGTGGGAAAAGATGCGCTAGCGGAAGGTGACAAAATCACCTTGGAAACAGCTAAGTTATTGAGGGAAGACTACCTTGCTCAAAACGCTTTCACACCGTAAGATTTGTCTCCCTTCGTTTTGCTTTAGTTCTCTCTCAACGAGTTATTTATTCTTGAATCTTTGACAGATATGACAAGTTCTGCCCTTTCTACAAGTCTGTGTGGATGATGCGTAACATTATCCATTTCTACAACCTAGCCAATCAGGTACTAAGATGCTTTGTGAAGTGGATATTTTTTGTGGTAAATTGGTTTGCCCAGTAAAATTGTAACTTGGTTTCAAAATGTTGTTGGGTGATACAACAGGCGGTTGAAAGAGCAGCTGGAATGGATGGTCAAAAGATTACTTACACTCTCATCAAGCATCGTTTGGGAGATCTTTTCTACCGTTTAGTGTAAGCAAACTTCAATGAATCAATCATCATATAGCTCTAGTGAAATGTGTGTGGAACCTGAAGTTGTGAGTCAATGGAAACAACAGGTCTCAGAAGTTCGAAGATCCAGCAGAAGGGGAGTCTGCGCTTGTGGCTAAATTCAAGAAACTGTACGAGGATCTCACTGCTGGATTCCGTGCCTTGGAGGATGAAACTCGGTAAGCTCTCGTCAGAGTCTCCACAAGTCCGAAAAGTGCTCTCTTGTGTGTTTTGAGCCAAACAACTATCATAGTGGTTGGTATTCTATTTATCGGTGGTTTGGTTCGATCGATCGAGTTTTATCCCTGCGAACGTCATGAATCTCCGGCTGTGCTGTGTAATATGTTTGAttcgttgtttttttttgttttgtatgttTTCGTTTTGATGGTAATAAGGTACAGCCAAAGTGAGTCATCTATTTGATTTGATGTACCTCTCAATTCAATAAGTTATTGTTATTATTGTCCAAATGCACTTAAAAAAACTATTGGTGATACTTTTACTTTCCCATAATATCatcattttgtattttttcttttggtccACATTGGCCAACAATGTTTGTCCTATGgtttgatttaaaatatacttGTTGATGTTGGTATACGTGTGGAAGACCAAGGCGAGAACTCGCTTGTCATCAACATCCTCTTCAAATCTTAACACCAAGGAGGTAATTCTGTTAAGAAATCCTCAGAAATGGTAACGGCTGGCTGAGCAATTCTTATAACTTCAAAGTTCAAACACGGGCAGAGATTAGTTCGCCAGGAGAGCTCCGTCGTGATCGAGCCACTGGTATGATCAAGTTAGTATTGGTTCTTAGTTGTTCTCTCTCTATATGGGCCACATATGAAAATGTAAGATGAGCTAGGCCCATATGTTTGGGCTAGCCTAGACGGCCTACtagcaaatatttattttttttctcgacAAAGCAGACATTTTTAAGCAATTGAGGGTGTTTTAGATAAGTTTTTAATAGTATGGAGCTATATGGATAATTACTTAAACGAGAAGAGTGATAAGTGGCAGTGTGTCATTGGATAGGATGTGTCACTAACTCACTAAGGAGTGAAAAACaattacctttttttttacgaaaatagtaccaaaaataaaaatattccgAAAGTTCTCTAGAAAGTATTCGGAGAcaagagagagaggaggagagagcGCTTCTTCGGCAAGGACAAGCTTACGCCAATGGCGGTTTCCTCCTGATCATTCCCGGGAAAGCCGCCGTGTAATTTCTCTTCTCGCTTACGCAATCAATTTCCAGGTGTAGATCATGTAAAAAGGTTCTCTTAGTAACGGAAGTTAGATCTGACGCGATTGAAGTATAATAGTGTTAGGCAGATGAAGTCGGATGCATAGTCCCTTTCGTTTTGGATCTTTTAGGATCTCATGCGGTCTTTTTTTAATTGCGTTATCTGGTTGCGTTTTGCGTACATAGGAGGAACgttattttgaatttaatttgaaaatgtAATTCGGTAGGTGAAGAGAAAACTCATGGGTTAATAATGCTTTTCTATTTTCGTCAGGATCTTTGATTAGGTGGAAACTTCAACTCTTGCTCATTACCAACTGAGAAAGTTTGAAGAAGCTGGAATCAAAGATATAGCTAGACTTGGATGGTTGCTTCGTGCTAACTTATGAAGTAGTGTTAACATTCGGAAGAGAATCTTGTAGTATATATCACAAACTCAGCGTCATTGCCTGTATCCATAAGTCCGGAGGGAAAACTCAGCTCAATAGATGATGATGGATGAAGATGTTGAGCAGGCCAGTTTGTTGTCTTTCAGTGACAGGCCTAGGGCTTTTCCCAACATGCGTAGTAAAACCTACAGTCCACTGGTTAGTGCTTTTCTTCTTGGTTGAGTCAGTTCATTAAGATTtgattataaaaattaacactTTTGTCATGTTATTACTTATTTCTGTTAGCATTTTTGTTTCCCTCCTTTGAAATtgtaaaaagtttttttttttttggggcaGATATTCCGGATTCTTAGGAGATTGAATGTTCGTGTTCTTTCTGTAATTCTGCTAATCTGCTTTGGAGCCATCTTTTTCATGGGAGCTAGTACTTCTCCTATCATCTTGTTCGTCTTCACTGTATGCATCTTCAGCTTCCTTCTGTCACTATATTTAACCAAATGGGTTTTAGCGAAAGATGAAGGACCCCCAGAGATGGTTCAGGTAAGCTCTCACTCTATTTATGTGGTGTTAATCATGATGTtggctttttctttttgtttccgTTTTTGATATAATTTGTGAGGTGATTCTCTTACTTCTTAGATATCAGATGCTATACGTGATGGAGCTGAAGGGTTTTTCAGAACGCAGTATAGCACTATATCCAAGATGGCTATTTTGCTAGCTTTTGTGATTCTTTGCATATATCTGTTCCGTAGCTTGACTCCCCAGCAAGAGGCTGCTGGTTTAGGAAGGTGAATATGCATATGATTACACACACAAGATTCTGTTTTTGTTATGAATGATACTTAGCTTATATTGCTGTTTGCTGTAGGGCGATGTCTGCTTATATTACTGTTGCCGCATTTCTGTTGGGGGCGCTATGCTCAGGTATTGCTGGATATGTTGGAATGTGGGTGTCAGTTCGTGCTAATGTGCGGGTCTCCAGTGCTGCTAGACGATCTGCGAGAGAGGCATTGCaggttctttttctttttagtttagtTATTTTTCGTAGGACGTGCACATATCACTAAATACTAACAAGGAGATATAATGCAGATAGCCGTTCGTGCTGGTGGATTTTCAGCCCTGGTTGTTGTTGGTATGGCTGTGATTGGTATCGCCATCCTTTACTCTACGTTTTATGTTTGGTTGGGAGTGGATGATTCTCCAGGCTCAATGAGTGTTAATGACCGTAAGTGTCCTCTCTTCTGCTTTCTATGAAAATCAATTACATCTTCATCTTGTCTGCATGCCCTTAGTATACATCATTTTACGGAGTTCATTGTAGCAGTATTTGCTTAATCATGTTGCTAATAGCCGTATTTTTTCATGATCTCTTACAGTGCCTCTTCTTCTCGTGGGATATGGTTTTGGTGCTTCGTTTGTCGCCTTATTCGCTCAGTTGGGTGGTGGAATATACACTAAGGGAGCTGATGTTGGGGCAGATCTCGTCGGAAAAGTTGAGCAGGGTATTCCTGAGGATGATCCTCGGAATCCTGCTGTTATTGCTGATTTGGTATTCCATCTTTGTCCTTTTTGGCTCTGTGCATGCCCAGTGTACACTCTATAGTGTACCCGCCAAATTCAAAGTCTTAAAAGGTTATCTTTTCGCCATTTATgcttttaaaagtattttttctcGTCTTCTTGTAGGTTGGAGACAATGTGGGGGACTGTGCTGCCAGAGGTGCTGATTTATTTGAAAGTATAGCTGCAGAAATTATCAGCGCTATGATACTAGGTGGAACAATGGCTAAGAAGTGCAAAATTGAAGGTATGTAGGGATTTTTCTGTAAAAAGTTACTTCTCACATGAAATATATCTGATCTATGGTTTGAGTTCCTGACTTATGCTGATCAAAAAGACATCTAGGATTATAATTTGTAATGCAACCCTAAGAAATTGTGTAGAGAACTTTAGCTCATAAGATTGCACATCTTGTTTTCAAAAACATCTACGCTTTATGGTTGTTTTGGTCACTATATCCGCAATGACTGGAGGGTGCATTATTACTGCGTAGGATTTGAAAAGCCATATAGAATGTGTATAGAGTTTGTAGTTTAGAATATGAATCTGTGTAGGCATGATGTGAAAATTGAAGGAAGACTACTTTTCATGAAATCTGTAGTGTTAGTTACGCTTGACTACGTCAACTTATAGAATATCATTACTTGGCCATTTCTAGTCGTGGTGGTGATTTGCAATTTAAATGATCAACTCTGTGCTTACTAGAATTTCTATGTATTACGCAGATCCATCAGGCTTTATCCTATTTCCTCTAGTTGTTCATTCTTTTGACTTGGTAATATCATCAATTGGTATATTATCAATCAAGGGAACACGTAATGCTAGCGTCAAATCTCCGGTAGAGGATCCAATGGCTGTACTTCAGAAAGGATATTCTCTGACGATTATATTAGCGGTTTTGACTTTTGGCGCGGTAATATTGTCCGACCATTTACTGTCTTCTTTCTTCTGTTGATTTTCTTTAATCTTCTTCTGACAtcattatatatgttttgtagTCCACTCGCTGGTTGCTTTACACCGAACAAGCTCCATCTGCATGGTTCAGTTTCGCTCTATGTGGGTTGGTTGGCATCATCACAGCCTATGCATTTGTCTGGATATCCAAATATTACACAGACTATAAGCATGAGCCTGTTAGGACGCTGGCTCTTGCTAGCTCGACTGGCCACGGAACCAATATAATTGCTGGGGTCAGCTTGGGTCTGGAATCGACAGCTCTTCCCGTCTTGGTTATAAGTGTTGCTATAATATCTGCTTATTGGCTGGGCAATACCTCGGGACTAGTTGATGAAAACGGAATCCCCACTGGAGGGCTATTCGGAACAGCTGTTGCTACTATGGGAATGCTAAGCACTGCAGCTTATGTTCTTACTATGGACATGTTTGGCCCCATAGCTGATAACGCTGGTGGAATCGTCGAGATGAGCCAGCAGGTAAATGTCACATGATTGGTTTTAAAGGCttctatgttttaaatatatatactaatatagaCGTAATTAATGTAGCCAGAGAGTGTCCGTGAGATCACTGATCTTCTTGATGCTGTTGGGAACACAACAAAAGCAACAACAAAAGGTTTTGCCATTGGGTCTGCTGCACTTGCGTCGTTCCTTCTTTTTAGTGCGTATATGGACGAGGTTTCAGCTTTTGCTAGTGTGTCTTTCAAAGAGGTAAATGTTATTACAAAACCTTTGTTGTATCTTTCATGTTCAGACAGCTTCTCATACTCATCCTCGGATCAAAAAACAGGTTGATATTGCTATCCCAGAAGTCTTCGTAGGTGGACTATTGGGTTCCATGCTTATTTTCCTCTTTAGTGCTTGGGCATGCGCGGCAGTTGGACGAACTGCACAAGAGGTTGTTAACGAAGTAAGAAGACAATTTATAGAGAGGCCTGGCATAATGGTGAGCATagttttcctttcttcttctatGTTTATGGGCTTGTCGTTGTTGACTAACTTGCTGTAACAGGAGTACAAGGAGAAGCCAGATTATAGCCGCTGTGTTGCCATCGTAGCATCTGCAGCTTTGAGGGAAATGATAAAACCCGGAGCTTTAGCTATAGCATCGCCCATTGT comes from Brassica rapa cultivar Chiifu-401-42 chromosome A02, CAAS_Brap_v3.01, whole genome shotgun sequence and encodes:
- the LOC103853151 gene encoding pyrophosphate-energized membrane proton pump 2; this encodes MMMDEDVEQASLLSFSDRPRAFPNMRSKTYSPLIFRILRRLNVRVLSVILLICFGAIFFMGASTSPIILFVFTVCIFSFLLSLYLTKWVLAKDEGPPEMVQISDAIRDGAEGFFRTQYSTISKMAILLAFVILCIYLFRSLTPQQEAAGLGRAMSAYITVAAFLLGALCSGIAGYVGMWVSVRANVRVSSAARRSAREALQIAVRAGGFSALVVVGMAVIGIAILYSTFYVWLGVDDSPGSMSVNDLPLLLVGYGFGASFVALFAQLGGGIYTKGADVGADLVGKVEQGIPEDDPRNPAVIADLVGDNVGDCAARGADLFESIAAEIISAMILGGTMAKKCKIEDPSGFILFPLVVHSFDLVISSIGILSIKGTRNASVKSPVEDPMAVLQKGYSLTIILAVLTFGASTRWLLYTEQAPSAWFSFALCGLVGIITAYAFVWISKYYTDYKHEPVRTLALASSTGHGTNIIAGVSLGLESTALPVLVISVAIISAYWLGNTSGLVDENGIPTGGLFGTAVATMGMLSTAAYVLTMDMFGPIADNAGGIVEMSQQPESVREITDLLDAVGNTTKATTKGFAIGSAALASFLLFSAYMDEVSAFASVSFKEVDIAIPEVFVGGLLGSMLIFLFSAWACAAVGRTAQEVVNEVRRQFIERPGIMEYKEKPDYSRCVAIVASAALREMIKPGALAIASPIVVGLVFRILGYYTGQPLLGAKVVASMLMFATVCGILMALFLNTAGGAWDNAKKYIETGALGGKGSEAHKAAVTGDTVGDPFKDTAGPSIHVLIKMLATITLVMAPVFL